The following proteins are encoded in a genomic region of Candidatus Edwardsbacteria bacterium:
- a CDS encoding glycosyl hydrolase family 18 protein — MKGKITIHNVLVGALVVLMVICSTSRAQNKSIHQLQSESYSDSLIIKGQEVKYPPLAKDKSPRVGKTVLGYDPYWTSDQYLHYDLITHLACFSAEMAGDGSITTSHGFPGTWSATIVHAHKNGVKVLLCGTCFSSTAITSILSSDSFRTNAVKNLITLVRNAGVEGVNIDFEGLAISQKQNMVKFIHELSDSFHNWDPASYVSLATPAIDWAGSWDYDSLAIYSDGLFIMAYDYFWSGSTTTGPPAPLDGYTYDVGWTIHDYSIYSGNRRNKLLCGFPYYGRDWPCTGATAGSATTGGGSAVMFSQAETLAYDYGRQWQASSYSPWYYYNDGEWHQCWYDDEVSLGYKYQMVWDSLLAGTGMWALSYDGSRPELWAALRTNFNIPIDSLINGGMENVFRDTVAVPSDNALKPYGWLEGDNAVADTATDFVHSGGYALRHRADCLGKDVPFLSFLFQDAKVTPGLNYCLSGWGRKNDGAGNTMRMRIQWFDSLHKNLLLDDTTATLSADSAAYIFLTTGTVTTPANAAFARIKLNIWAVNSTAYWDRWDDISFAQVTGVEGRPELPITNYELKLGQNYPNPFKQSTVIRYQGTGDGPVNLSVYNIAGQLVKTLTPPNPPLEGRDQREGSGSITWDGRDDNGRAVANGVYIYRLNAGGKSISKKMIILK; from the coding sequence ATGAAAGGAAAAATCACAATCCACAATGTTTTGGTCGGTGCGCTGGTAGTTTTGATGGTCATTTGTTCCACCAGCCGGGCCCAGAACAAAAGCATCCACCAACTGCAGTCGGAAAGCTATTCCGACAGCCTGATCATCAAGGGCCAGGAGGTAAAATACCCGCCGCTGGCCAAAGACAAATCGCCCCGGGTAGGCAAGACGGTGCTGGGATACGATCCCTACTGGACCAGCGACCAGTACCTGCATTACGACCTGATCACCCACCTGGCCTGCTTCAGCGCCGAGATGGCGGGGGACGGGAGCATCACCACCAGCCACGGCTTTCCCGGCACTTGGTCGGCCACCATCGTCCATGCCCACAAGAACGGGGTCAAGGTGCTGCTGTGCGGCACCTGCTTCAGCAGCACTGCCATCACCTCGATACTCTCCAGCGATTCCTTCCGCACCAATGCGGTGAAGAATCTGATAACCTTGGTTCGCAACGCCGGGGTGGAGGGGGTCAACATCGACTTCGAGGGCCTGGCCATTTCCCAAAAGCAGAACATGGTGAAGTTTATCCACGAACTGTCAGACAGCTTCCACAACTGGGATCCCGCCTCCTACGTCTCACTGGCCACTCCGGCGATTGACTGGGCCGGATCATGGGATTACGACAGTCTGGCCATCTATTCCGACGGATTGTTCATCATGGCCTACGACTACTTCTGGAGCGGCTCCACCACCACCGGGCCGCCGGCGCCGTTGGACGGTTATACCTATGATGTGGGCTGGACCATCCACGATTACTCGATCTATTCCGGCAACCGCCGCAATAAGCTGCTATGCGGATTTCCCTACTATGGCCGTGACTGGCCCTGCACGGGGGCCACCGCCGGCTCGGCCACCACCGGAGGCGGCAGCGCGGTGATGTTCTCCCAGGCCGAGACCCTGGCCTACGACTACGGCCGGCAGTGGCAGGCCTCGTCATATAGCCCTTGGTATTATTACAACGATGGGGAATGGCACCAGTGCTGGTACGACGACGAGGTCAGTCTGGGTTACAAGTACCAGATGGTGTGGGACAGCCTATTGGCCGGCACCGGGATGTGGGCCCTGTCCTACGACGGCAGCCGTCCCGAACTGTGGGCTGCGCTGAGGACCAATTTTAATATTCCAATTGATTCATTAATAAACGGCGGGATGGAGAATGTCTTCCGGGACACCGTGGCGGTGCCGTCCGACAATGCCCTCAAACCGTACGGCTGGCTGGAAGGGGACAATGCGGTGGCCGACACCGCCACCGACTTCGTCCATTCCGGCGGTTACGCCCTGCGGCACCGGGCCGATTGTTTGGGCAAAGATGTCCCCTTTCTGTCGTTCCTGTTCCAGGACGCCAAGGTAACACCGGGACTGAACTATTGCCTGTCCGGCTGGGGGCGCAAGAACGACGGGGCCGGCAACACCATGCGGATGCGGATCCAGTGGTTCGATTCACTGCATAAGAATCTTTTATTGGACGACACCACGGCGACCTTAAGCGCCGACAGCGCAGCGTACATCTTCCTGACCACCGGCACGGTGACGACGCCGGCCAATGCGGCCTTCGCCCGGATCAAGCTGAACATCTGGGCGGTTAACAGCACCGCCTACTGGGACCGGTGGGACGATATATCGTTTGCGCAGGTAACAGGCGTGGAGGGAAGGCCCGAATTACCAATTACGAATTACGAACTTAAACTGGGGCAGAATTATCCCAATCCGTTCAAACAGTCAACAGTCATCAGGTACCAGGGGACAGGGGACGGGCCGGTAAATCTTTCGGTTTACAATATAGCCGGGCAGTTGGTGAAAACACTGACCCCACCCAACCCTCCCCTCGAGGGGAGGGACCAGAGGGAGGGGTCGGGATCAATAACCTGGGACGGCCGGGATGACAACGGCCGGGCGGTGGCCAACGGGGTGTATATCTATAGATTGAACGCCGGCGGAAAAAGCATTTCCAAGAAAATGATAATTTTAAAATAA
- a CDS encoding sigma-70 family RNA polymerase sigma factor, translating into MPEKQRLEFEEVLEKYGQKLFNLMLRLTGNYHWAQDLTQDVLLIAHREYHKFRGDSDVFTWIYRIAVNHHRRQARKMRVRSWLGFEDVSSEVLSTDIATADPAENSERTKVVARAVSALPEDFKETVVLHYFQDQSCEQIAKIMNCSEGTVKSRLWRGRKILARKLKDYVSETGV; encoded by the coding sequence ATGCCTGAAAAACAGCGGCTGGAATTTGAAGAAGTACTGGAAAAATACGGGCAGAAGTTATTCAACCTGATGCTCAGGCTGACCGGCAACTACCACTGGGCCCAGGATCTGACCCAGGATGTTCTTTTGATAGCTCACCGCGAATATCACAAATTCCGGGGAGACTCCGATGTCTTCACTTGGATATACCGTATTGCCGTCAACCATCACCGCCGGCAGGCCCGTAAGATGCGGGTCCGAAGCTGGCTGGGCTTCGAGGACGTCTCAAGCGAGGTGTTGTCCACCGATATTGCAACTGCCGACCCGGCCGAAAACAGCGAAAGAACCAAGGTGGTGGCCCGGGCGGTATCCGCCCTGCCGGAGGATTTTAAAGAGACCGTGGTGCTACATTATTTTCAAGACCAAAGCTGCGAACAGATCGCCAAAATAATGAACTGCTCAGAGGGAACCGTAAAATCCAGACTGTGGCGGGGCCGTAAGATCCTGGCCCGGAAATTGAAAGATTACGTATCAGAAACAGGAGTGTGA
- the dacB gene encoding D-alanyl-D-alanine carboxypeptidase/D-alanyl-D-alanine-endopeptidase: protein MSGAWGAKTATKKPAKRKASSVFYLPKPTGDVQEDLDKLLSKKLNRVGRWGVAVMSLDDGSLIYQHNSGSRFIPASNTKLFTTAAALEKLGPEYSYQTEIYACGPIDSAGVLNGDLLIKGSGDPTINDIATMEDWADNIKAMGITEITGDVIGDKGDFLPEKLVSIIPRSANKLVRPKKRLAWRLSGLSFRENVVVVTLKGGRIGQPVNFSTDPPMSVNIRNLSRTIAGSYSTVNKKVKNKDGTYTTRSRRVYNNGKAYASFDGATLKITGKLAAGASKKFTFFAKEPESHFARILAQLLKQRDIAIKGDIRASQEHPPVRENNTSLLYVHYSEPLSEIIKVINKKSHNLYAESLLQTIGAEVDGEGSRENGSSAERNIISQMGLGEVDLFDGCGLSRQNEVSPLQVVNLLKYMHEQPYWDVFYKSLAIGGIDGTLVGRFSQPDFCGRVYAKTGSIGGVSALSGYLTAKNGKMFAFSIMVNNTYRSKLARRIEDYICKLLIDNLS, encoded by the coding sequence GTGTCCGGCGCTTGGGGAGCCAAGACCGCCACCAAGAAGCCGGCCAAGAGGAAAGCCTCCAGCGTCTTCTATCTCCCCAAACCCACCGGAGATGTCCAGGAGGACCTGGATAAATTATTAAGCAAAAAACTAAACCGAGTGGGACGCTGGGGGGTGGCGGTTATGTCGCTGGATGACGGCTCTCTTATTTATCAGCATAATTCCGGCTCACGATTCATTCCGGCATCCAACACCAAGCTGTTCACCACCGCCGCCGCCCTGGAGAAACTGGGCCCGGAATACAGCTACCAGACCGAAATATATGCCTGTGGGCCGATAGATTCGGCCGGAGTGCTGAACGGCGATCTGCTTATCAAGGGATCTGGCGATCCCACCATCAACGATATCGCCACCATGGAGGATTGGGCCGACAACATCAAGGCCATGGGAATCACCGAGATAACGGGCGATGTGATAGGAGACAAAGGCGATTTCCTGCCCGAAAAGCTGGTCTCCATCATTCCCCGCTCGGCCAACAAACTGGTCCGTCCCAAGAAACGGCTGGCCTGGAGGCTTTCCGGCCTCTCCTTCAGGGAGAACGTGGTGGTGGTGACCCTCAAGGGAGGGAGGATCGGCCAGCCGGTTAATTTTTCCACAGATCCTCCGATGTCGGTCAACATCAGGAATCTCAGCCGGACCATAGCCGGCAGTTACAGCACCGTGAATAAAAAGGTGAAGAACAAGGACGGCACCTATACCACCAGGAGCCGCCGGGTGTATAACAACGGCAAGGCCTACGCCTCCTTCGACGGGGCCACCCTGAAAATAACCGGGAAGCTGGCAGCCGGAGCCTCTAAAAAATTCACTTTCTTCGCCAAGGAGCCGGAGAGCCATTTCGCCAGGATTCTGGCCCAACTCTTAAAGCAGCGGGATATAGCGATCAAAGGAGATATCAGGGCCAGCCAGGAGCATCCCCCGGTCCGCGAGAACAATACTTCACTGTTGTACGTTCATTATTCCGAGCCTCTTTCAGAGATCATAAAGGTCATCAATAAAAAGAGCCATAATCTTTACGCCGAGTCGCTGCTACAGACCATCGGTGCCGAGGTGGACGGTGAGGGCAGCCGGGAGAATGGTTCCTCGGCCGAGCGGAACATCATCAGTCAGATGGGCCTGGGGGAGGTGGATCTGTTCGACGGCTGCGGGTTGTCCCGGCAGAACGAGGTATCCCCGCTGCAGGTGGTCAATCTTCTCAAATACATGCATGAACAGCCTTACTGGGACGTGTTTTACAAATCGCTGGCCATCGGCGGGATAGACGGCACCCTGGTGGGGCGGTTCTCCCAGCCGGATTTCTGCGGGAGGGTATATGCCAAGACCGGATCCATCGGTGGCGTCTCGGCATTATCCGGCTACCTGACCGCCAAGAACGGCAAGATGTTCGCTTTCTCCATAATGGTGAACAATACCTACCGCTCAAAACTGGCCAGGCGGATCGAGGATTATATCTGCAAATTGCTGATAGACAACCTGAGCTGA
- a CDS encoding HNH endonuclease: MLVLNQNYEPLLVCNAKRALVLLFLGKAEVVENSDYFAASIRRRFILPSVVRLGSFIRRPRLEVKLSKQNIFRRDRHVCQYCGTSQGTLTIDHLVPKSLGGDDTWDNLVCACTVCNNKKANRSLKQSRMTLIKKPRRPHYFSFIQYSIHNPDDNWKPYLFLGKA; this comes from the coding sequence GTGCTGGTGCTCAACCAGAATTATGAACCGTTGCTGGTCTGCAATGCCAAACGGGCCTTGGTTCTGTTGTTCCTGGGGAAAGCCGAGGTGGTCGAGAACAGCGATTATTTTGCCGCCAGCATCCGCCGAAGATTCATACTGCCCAGCGTCGTCCGTCTGGGCAGTTTCATCCGCCGCCCCCGACTGGAGGTCAAACTTTCCAAACAGAATATTTTCAGGAGGGATCGCCACGTCTGCCAGTACTGCGGCACCAGCCAGGGGACGCTTACCATCGATCACCTGGTGCCCAAGAGCCTGGGGGGAGATGACACCTGGGACAATCTGGTGTGTGCCTGCACAGTATGCAACAATAAAAAGGCCAACCGCAGCCTGAAACAATCCAGGATGACCCTGATTAAAAAACCCCGCAGGCCCCATTACTTCTCATTCATCCAGTATTCGATACATAATCCCGACGACAATTGGAAACCCTACCTGTTTTTAGGAAAGGCCTGA
- a CDS encoding DUF58 domain-containing protein has protein sequence MATAKDSLSPDFIAQIKGLDIKARLVVEGFLTGLHKSPYHGFSVEFAEYRSYMPGDEIKRIDWKALARSDRYYVKEFEEETNLKAYLLLDSSASMGYHTRGGGSKYHYGSCLAAALSLLLLNQHDAAGLATFREGISNFMAPSSRRSHWRQMLELLDKEIPAGKTDFERIFYDLAGHLKRRGLIIMISDLWDGSNAVLKALKHFRHLKHEVLLFHLLDHDELALPFSGKLAFEDMETGERIQLDAASAAPEYRRAVASWREGLSRECRRDLIDYIPLDTKTPFDKALLSYLHKRQRLG, from the coding sequence ATGGCCACTGCTAAGGATTCCCTGTCCCCTGATTTTATCGCCCAGATAAAGGGGTTGGACATCAAGGCCCGGCTGGTGGTGGAGGGCTTTTTGACCGGCCTGCACAAAAGCCCCTATCACGGTTTTTCGGTGGAGTTCGCCGAATACCGCTCCTACATGCCGGGCGACGAGATAAAGCGGATAGACTGGAAGGCCCTGGCCAGGAGCGACCGCTACTACGTCAAGGAGTTCGAGGAGGAGACCAACCTAAAAGCCTATTTGCTGCTTGACAGCTCGGCCTCGATGGGTTACCATACCAGGGGCGGCGGGTCAAAATACCATTATGGCTCCTGCCTAGCGGCAGCCCTGAGCCTGTTGCTGCTGAACCAGCATGATGCAGCCGGCCTTGCCACCTTCCGGGAGGGCATCAGCAATTTCATGGCCCCCAGTTCCCGCCGTTCCCACTGGCGGCAGATGCTGGAGCTGCTGGACAAGGAGATCCCGGCAGGCAAGACCGATTTCGAGAGAATATTTTACGACCTGGCCGGGCACCTTAAACGGCGGGGGCTGATAATCATGATCTCCGACCTGTGGGACGGCTCCAATGCCGTGCTTAAGGCCTTGAAGCATTTTCGGCATCTTAAGCATGAGGTGCTGCTGTTCCACCTGCTGGACCATGATGAGCTGGCCCTGCCTTTTTCCGGCAAACTGGCCTTTGAGGATATGGAGACCGGGGAAAGGATCCAGCTGGATGCGGCCAGCGCCGCCCCGGAATACCGCCGGGCCGTAGCCAGCTGGCGGGAGGGACTGAGCCGGGAGTGCCGGAGGGATTTGATAGACTATATTCCGCTGGACACCAAAACCCCTTTTGACAAGGCCTTATTGTCTTACCTGCATAAAAGACAGCGTTTGGGATAA
- a CDS encoding MFS transporter: MPKQSGHFAAALSEPKFALFAAGQLVSQFGDYLAQMALIAVIGAYTTRAPLAYSQITVAIALPALLFGPIVGVVVDRRAKSKVLIAADAGRAVIIGLIPLLMKLTGSVLILFPLVFISFLMGLFASAARLSLIPYLVPQNKIFAANAVMNFINKLAGMVGFVGGGLLVVGGFWRHLKLQPWEAGFYLDSLTFFISVITIAMLKTGEKVIESQKEPELVQLWRRRINNLKTDLQELWTLIFSSPKVKFVMLSLLLVSIFGGTLYPLVVVIVQKGTGSGTGGVGVLGGVLALGMMLGSLSIGFLGHRYSRRMIIVSGLLGVGTMVSLFALCRHYWQLLPVGLLIGVFLSPVMVAQDTLLHESAPDKLWGRIFSGRDFVLNGGFMLSSLVFGFMAQIILPRLGTTNHERVTLFWCGILLAAFSLVAAGIVVKQKKAESSGG; this comes from the coding sequence CGGCGACTACCTGGCCCAGATGGCCCTGATCGCGGTGATCGGCGCCTACACCACCCGGGCCCCGCTGGCCTATTCCCAGATCACGGTGGCCATCGCCCTGCCGGCCCTGCTGTTCGGCCCCATCGTGGGGGTGGTGGTGGACCGCCGGGCCAAGAGCAAGGTGCTGATAGCGGCCGACGCCGGCCGGGCGGTGATCATCGGGCTGATCCCCCTGCTGATGAAACTGACCGGATCGGTGCTGATCCTTTTCCCGTTGGTGTTCATCTCCTTCCTGATGGGGCTGTTCGCCAGCGCCGCCCGGCTGTCCCTGATCCCCTACCTGGTGCCGCAGAACAAGATCTTCGCCGCCAATGCGGTGATGAACTTCATCAATAAGCTGGCCGGGATGGTGGGCTTCGTGGGCGGCGGACTGCTGGTGGTGGGAGGGTTCTGGCGGCATCTCAAGCTGCAGCCCTGGGAGGCCGGGTTCTATCTGGACAGCCTGACCTTCTTCATATCGGTGATCACCATTGCCATGCTCAAGACCGGGGAAAAAGTTATCGAGAGCCAAAAGGAGCCCGAACTGGTCCAGCTCTGGCGAAGGAGGATAAACAACCTGAAGACCGACCTCCAGGAGCTGTGGACCCTGATATTCTCCTCTCCCAAGGTAAAATTCGTGATGCTGTCGCTGCTGCTGGTATCCATCTTCGGCGGGACCCTCTATCCCCTGGTGGTGGTCATCGTCCAGAAGGGCACTGGCTCCGGCACCGGCGGGGTGGGGGTGCTGGGGGGCGTTTTGGCCCTGGGCATGATGTTGGGCTCCTTGTCCATCGGCTTTCTGGGACACCGCTACTCCCGCCGGATGATCATCGTCTCGGGGCTACTGGGGGTGGGGACCATGGTCAGCCTGTTCGCCCTGTGCCGCCACTACTGGCAGCTGCTGCCGGTGGGCCTGCTGATCGGTGTTTTTCTTTCGCCGGTGATGGTGGCCCAGGACACCCTGCTGCATGAATCGGCCCCCGACAAGCTGTGGGGGCGTATCTTCTCGGGACGGGACTTTGTCTTGAACGGAGGCTTCATGCTGAGCTCCCTGGTCTTCGGCTTCATGGCCCAGATCATCCTGCCCCGGCTGGGGACCACCAACCACGAGCGGGTGACCCTCTTCTGGTGCGGGATATTGCTGGCGGCCTTCAGTCTGGTGGCGGCCGGCATCGTGGTCAAGCAGAAAAAAGCCGAATCTTCTGGGGGATGA